From a region of the Streptomyces sp. NBC_01454 genome:
- a CDS encoding ABC transporter ATP-binding protein, whose translation MASRNDVATSLGAGAADLADARIEISGLTKRFLTPAGEVFTALQGVSFTVEPGQFCAVVGPTGCGKSTTLSMVSGLDRPSEGSVKVGGREVNGITDGVSFMFQTDALLPWKTVLGNVLMGPVFRGVPKQQAQASARDWLRRVGLAGFEDRYPHQLSGGMRKRVAMAAALINEPQILIMDEPFGALDVQTKAIMSTELLTLWEQIRPSVIFITHDLDEAVALADRVVVMTSSPGSVKAVFDIDLPRPRGPVQEIRFQPRFIELQHQIWDTLREEVERAYALTAGGKE comes from the coding sequence ATGGCTTCGCGAAACGATGTCGCGACGAGCCTGGGCGCCGGTGCGGCGGACCTTGCGGACGCGCGCATCGAGATCTCCGGGCTCACCAAGCGATTCCTGACCCCTGCCGGTGAGGTGTTCACGGCGCTGCAAGGCGTCTCGTTCACCGTGGAGCCGGGCCAGTTCTGCGCCGTGGTAGGTCCCACCGGATGCGGCAAGTCGACGACCCTGAGCATGGTGTCCGGGCTCGACCGACCCAGCGAGGGCTCGGTCAAGGTCGGCGGCCGTGAGGTGAACGGCATCACCGACGGCGTCAGCTTCATGTTCCAGACCGACGCCCTGCTGCCCTGGAAGACCGTCCTGGGCAACGTGCTGATGGGCCCCGTCTTCCGTGGGGTGCCCAAGCAGCAGGCCCAGGCTTCTGCACGCGACTGGCTGCGCCGGGTAGGCCTCGCCGGATTCGAGGACCGCTATCCCCACCAGCTGTCCGGGGGTATGCGCAAGCGCGTGGCGATGGCCGCGGCCCTGATCAACGAGCCCCAGATCCTGATCATGGACGAGCCGTTCGGCGCCCTGGACGTGCAGACCAAGGCGATCATGTCGACCGAGTTGCTGACCCTGTGGGAGCAGATCCGCCCCTCCGTCATCTTCATCACCCACGACCTGGACGAAGCGGTGGCGCTCGCCGACCGGGTGGTCGTGATGACGTCCAGCCCCGGATCGGTCAAGGCGGTCTTCGATATCGACCTGCCCCGCCCCCGCGGCCCGGTCCAGGAGATCCGCTTCCAGCCTCGCTTCATCGAACTCCAGCACCAGATCTGGGACACGCTGCGCGAAGAGGTGGAGCGCGCCTACGCACTCACCGCAGGAGGCAAGGAATGA
- a CDS encoding ABC transporter substrate-binding protein yields MLKRTLTASIITVLALGAATACSSSSASSGSGGTPTVRLMAGGLDKQIYLPYQLAENLGFYKKYGVKVELSTEQNGGVGAEEAMASGQVDMAGAWYNHTIEFQAKGKAVEDVVQLSGAPGEREMCTKKSGVTSAADFKGKTLGVTDLGSGTDTLTQFMAAKKGVKTGQFHRLAVGAGSTAVAALQNGKADCVMTTQPTVAAVEKKGVGASAIDLATTDGAKAALGGAFPGASVLARTDWVNSHKDAVQKVVDALVATMHWINTHSAADIANKLPASYVQNQLVTKTDYIKALTEDKGQFLPDGIMPAGGPKTALATEQLVGSVTSSVDLGKTFTNEFALSANKKEGFTTTTTPAGANG; encoded by the coding sequence ATGCTCAAGAGAACCCTCACCGCATCGATCATCACCGTCCTCGCCCTCGGCGCCGCCACCGCGTGTTCCAGCAGCTCCGCGTCGTCCGGCTCCGGAGGTACCCCGACCGTCAGGCTCATGGCCGGCGGCCTCGACAAGCAGATCTACCTGCCCTACCAGCTCGCCGAGAACCTCGGCTTCTACAAGAAGTACGGCGTCAAGGTCGAGCTGAGCACCGAGCAGAACGGCGGCGTCGGAGCCGAGGAAGCCATGGCCTCCGGCCAGGTGGACATGGCCGGCGCCTGGTACAACCACACGATCGAGTTCCAGGCGAAGGGGAAGGCGGTCGAGGACGTCGTCCAGTTGTCCGGCGCGCCCGGCGAGCGGGAGATGTGCACCAAGAAGAGCGGCGTGACATCGGCCGCCGACTTCAAGGGCAAAACACTCGGCGTCACCGACTTGGGCTCGGGCACCGACACCCTCACCCAGTTCATGGCGGCGAAGAAGGGCGTCAAGACCGGCCAGTTCCACCGGCTCGCGGTCGGCGCGGGCTCCACGGCCGTCGCCGCGCTGCAGAACGGCAAGGCCGACTGCGTCATGACCACGCAGCCGACGGTCGCCGCGGTCGAGAAGAAGGGCGTCGGCGCCTCCGCGATCGACTTGGCCACCACCGACGGCGCCAAGGCGGCGCTGGGCGGCGCGTTCCCGGGCGCGAGCGTCCTCGCCCGCACCGACTGGGTGAACTCGCACAAGGACGCGGTGCAGAAGGTCGTCGACGCGCTCGTGGCCACGATGCACTGGATCAACACGCACAGCGCGGCCGACATAGCGAACAAGCTGCCGGCGTCATACGTGCAGAACCAGCTGGTCACCAAGACCGACTACATCAAGGCGCTGACCGAGGACAAGGGCCAGTTTCTGCCGGACGGAATCATGCCGGCCGGCGGCCCGAAGACCGCACTGGCCACCGAGCAGTTGGTCGGCAGCGTGACCTCGTCGGTCGACCTCGGCAAGACGTTCACCAACGAGTTCGCCCTCAGCGCCAACAAGAAGGAAGGCTTCACCACCACCACGACACCGGCCGGTGCCAACGGCTGA
- a CDS encoding WXG100-like domain-containing protein: MAIELPGQVVSFLQFIGVNWPDINEDKVREFGSHVRDFAQKVDDTHKDSTATVKQLRDVYQGASYEALLAKWGQMSDSHMTELVNACHAVADALDIAADTIVAMKLEAIAELTVLAITFIADQAAAVATLGVAEAAEALVIEAAEKLMDYLVQQLEQYIIGQVIEAAIDPLVETVGKAVGGLVFQAAGSALGVSAGGGGGRAGESFSIHPEALHARAEKLHAHARTVAGHAAEFETKAAGASFV, from the coding sequence ATGGCGATCGAGCTGCCTGGTCAGGTGGTGTCGTTCCTTCAGTTCATTGGGGTGAACTGGCCGGACATCAATGAGGACAAGGTCCGCGAGTTCGGTTCCCATGTGCGGGATTTCGCGCAGAAGGTGGATGACACCCACAAGGATTCCACTGCCACGGTCAAGCAGCTGAGGGACGTCTACCAGGGCGCGTCGTACGAGGCGCTGCTGGCCAAGTGGGGGCAGATGTCCGACAGCCACATGACGGAGCTGGTCAACGCCTGTCATGCGGTGGCCGACGCGCTGGACATCGCCGCCGACACGATCGTGGCGATGAAGCTGGAAGCCATCGCCGAACTCACCGTGCTGGCCATCACGTTCATCGCCGACCAAGCCGCGGCGGTCGCCACCCTCGGCGTCGCGGAGGCGGCCGAGGCGTTGGTCATCGAGGCCGCGGAGAAGCTGATGGACTACCTGGTCCAACAGTTGGAGCAGTACATCATCGGCCAGGTCATCGAGGCGGCCATCGATCCCCTGGTGGAGACGGTCGGCAAAGCGGTGGGCGGCCTGGTCTTCCAGGCCGCCGGGTCCGCCCTCGGCGTCTCCGCCGGCGGCGGAGGAGGGCGTGCGGGGGAGAGCTTCTCCATCCACCCGGAGGCCCTCCACGCGCGCGCGGAAAAGCTGCACGCACATGCACGGACGGTGGCCGGGCACGCCGCCGAATTCGAAACGAAGGCTGCGGGGGCGAGCTTCGTATGA
- a CDS encoding SWIM zinc finger family protein: MHGLTEANLKMSAGARSFERGRGYLDAVSGVEVGDGWVTASVHGTERYEVELSLDGPGGLSGECDCPYGLEGNFCKHLVALGLTVLARPESPPQQRKAARDRAQDLDGWLSALSKGELLALVRELVGEDRQLRRRLELRAASARGDLAAVRARIRELLDIGPFAHYGYVEYADARAYADQAGHAVSAISALTGSGRAADAIILVREAMKLLAQAVESVDDSDGWLGQVGAGLADVHLDACRAARPDPGELARWLVGHALGELDDGITDIDPLDYEDVLGEAGTAVLRKLAVEAWQGNRRGWAEKDLMERLAKAGGDIDAVIAVHAADLAPNGHTHLVIARELDIARRPGEALRWAERGIWEAQALAAVDTALVDYLCDRYAQADRLADTVALRRDHFGARRTLLTYQQLRAAARAADCWPAEREGALALLRADAEQRQQGWYGGPVLVDALLDDEDVDAAWRAATETGAHDGQWLTLADQARATRPADALGVYLRLAEPLTKQTGNAVYEQLVSLLLSIRDCHRRLGSSGEFPEYVTALRTAQKRKRNLMRLMDEHHL; this comes from the coding sequence ATGCACGGCCTCACCGAGGCGAACCTCAAGATGTCGGCCGGTGCCCGTTCCTTCGAGCGCGGGCGCGGGTACCTGGATGCGGTGTCCGGGGTCGAGGTCGGTGACGGATGGGTCACCGCGAGCGTCCACGGTACGGAACGGTACGAGGTGGAGCTGTCCCTGGACGGGCCCGGCGGGCTGTCCGGCGAGTGCGACTGCCCGTACGGCCTTGAGGGCAACTTCTGCAAGCACCTGGTCGCCCTCGGCCTGACGGTGCTCGCCCGGCCGGAGAGCCCGCCACAGCAGCGGAAGGCGGCGCGGGACCGGGCACAGGACCTCGACGGATGGTTGTCCGCCCTGTCCAAGGGCGAGTTGCTTGCTCTGGTGCGGGAACTGGTCGGCGAGGACCGGCAGTTGCGGCGCCGTCTGGAGCTGCGGGCCGCGAGCGCCCGCGGGGATCTCGCCGCGGTCCGGGCCCGTATCCGTGAACTGCTCGACATCGGCCCGTTCGCACACTACGGGTACGTCGAGTACGCCGATGCCCGCGCCTACGCGGACCAGGCCGGGCACGCGGTGTCGGCGATCTCCGCGCTCACCGGCTCCGGACGGGCAGCCGACGCGATCATCCTGGTGCGGGAGGCGATGAAGCTGCTGGCCCAGGCGGTGGAGAGCGTCGACGACTCCGACGGATGGCTCGGCCAGGTGGGCGCCGGCCTCGCCGACGTCCATCTCGACGCGTGCCGTGCGGCGCGCCCCGACCCGGGGGAGCTCGCGCGCTGGCTGGTCGGCCATGCGCTCGGCGAGTTGGACGACGGAATCACCGATATCGATCCGCTCGACTACGAGGATGTTCTCGGCGAAGCGGGGACGGCCGTCCTGCGGAAGCTGGCGGTCGAGGCGTGGCAGGGCAACCGCCGCGGCTGGGCGGAGAAGGACCTGATGGAGCGGCTGGCCAAGGCGGGAGGCGACATCGACGCGGTGATCGCCGTGCATGCGGCCGACCTCGCACCGAACGGCCACACGCACCTGGTCATCGCTCGCGAGCTGGACATCGCCCGGCGCCCCGGCGAGGCCCTGCGCTGGGCGGAACGCGGCATCTGGGAGGCCCAGGCCCTCGCTGCCGTCGACACCGCCCTCGTCGACTACCTCTGCGACCGCTACGCGCAGGCGGATCGGCTTGCCGACACTGTCGCTCTGCGCCGCGACCACTTCGGCGCCCGCCGCACCCTGCTCACGTACCAGCAGCTGCGTGCCGCTGCCCGGGCCGCGGACTGCTGGCCGGCCGAGCGCGAGGGAGCGTTGGCCCTGCTGCGAGCCGACGCGGAGCAGCGTCAACAGGGCTGGTACGGCGGTCCCGTCCTGGTCGACGCCCTGCTCGACGACGAGGACGTCGACGCCGCCTGGCGGGCCGCCACCGAGACCGGCGCCCATGACGGGCAGTGGCTCACCCTCGCCGACCAGGCCCGTGCCACCCGCCCCGCCGACGCGCTCGGCGTCTACCTGCGCCTGGCGGAGCCGCTGACCAAGCAGACCGGCAACGCGGTCTACGAGCAGCTCGTCAGCCTGCTGCTGAGCATCCGGGACTGCCACCGCCGCCTGGGGTCGTCGGGGGAGTTTCCCGAGTACGTCACCGCCCTGCGCACCGCCCAAAAACGCAAGCGGAACCTGATGCGCTTGATGGACGAGCATCATCTGTGA
- the ychF gene encoding redox-regulated ATPase YchF has protein sequence MSLTIGIVGLPNVGKSTMFNALTKNDVLAANYPFATIEPNVGVVGVPDPRLATLAGIFSSQKILPATVDFVDIAGIVRGASEGEGLGNKFLANIRESDAICQVIRAFKDENVVHVDGKISPRDDIETINTELILADLQTIEKVLPRLQKESRIKKDVAPKVKAVEEAKEILERGDTLFSAGVVQGSGKEELLHDLHLLTTKPFLYVFNVDEDELTDEDFKNEQRALVAPAEAIFLNAKLEADLAELDEDEALELLQSVGQDQPGLATLAHVGFDTLGLQTYLTAGPKETRAWTIKKGATAPEAAGVIHTDFQKGFIKAEVISFADLVETGSVADARAAGKARMEGKEYVMQDGDVVEFRFNV, from the coding sequence GTGTCGCTCACGATCGGAATCGTCGGTCTGCCGAATGTCGGCAAGTCGACCATGTTCAACGCCCTGACCAAGAACGACGTGCTGGCGGCCAACTACCCGTTCGCCACCATCGAGCCGAACGTCGGCGTCGTCGGCGTGCCCGACCCGCGTCTGGCCACGCTGGCCGGGATCTTCTCCTCCCAGAAGATCCTCCCGGCCACGGTCGACTTCGTGGACATCGCGGGCATCGTCCGCGGCGCCTCCGAGGGCGAGGGCCTGGGCAACAAGTTCCTCGCGAACATCCGCGAGTCCGACGCGATCTGCCAGGTCATCCGCGCCTTCAAGGACGAGAACGTCGTCCACGTCGACGGCAAGATCTCGCCCAGGGACGACATCGAGACGATCAACACCGAGCTGATCCTCGCCGACCTCCAGACGATCGAGAAGGTGCTGCCGCGTCTCCAGAAGGAGTCGCGCATCAAGAAGGACGTGGCGCCGAAGGTCAAGGCGGTCGAGGAGGCCAAGGAGATCCTGGAGAGGGGCGACACCCTCTTCTCGGCGGGCGTCGTCCAGGGCTCCGGCAAGGAGGAGCTCCTCCACGACCTCCACCTCCTCACCACCAAGCCCTTCCTCTACGTCTTCAACGTCGACGAGGACGAGCTGACCGACGAGGACTTCAAGAACGAGCAGCGCGCCCTGGTCGCCCCCGCCGAGGCGATCTTCCTCAACGCCAAGCTCGAGGCCGACCTCGCCGAGCTCGACGAGGACGAGGCCCTGGAGCTCCTGCAGTCCGTCGGCCAGGACCAGCCCGGTCTCGCCACCCTCGCCCACGTCGGCTTCGACACCCTCGGCCTGCAGACCTACCTGACGGCCGGCCCCAAGGAAACCCGCGCCTGGACCATCAAGAAGGGCGCCACCGCCCCCGAGGCCGCCGGAGTCATCCACACCGACTTCCAAAAGGGCTTCATCAAGGCCGAGGTCATCTCCTTCGCCGACCTGGTAGAAACCGGCTCGGTCGCCGACGCCCGCGCGGCCGGCAAGGCCCGCATGGAGGGCAAGGAGTACGTGATGCAGGACGGGGATGTGGTGGAGTTCCGGTTCAACGTGTGA
- a CDS encoding response regulator: protein MIRTLVVDDDFRVGQIHSDYVRRVPGFEVVGESATVAEALAAVRTLHPDLLLLDIFLPDGSGLDVLRRLSQDQGDSRPDALVITADHDISSVRAAMKLGAVGYLVKPFGSADLAERLDAYHQLRERVDALSRTTTADQADVDALFSAARPPAVPRIPAKGHSAPTLSAIHQALRSARSALSAAEAAEATGVSRATAQRYLSYLVKEGMVRLELRYGTNGRPEHRYRIAH from the coding sequence ATGATCCGGACCCTCGTGGTGGACGACGACTTCCGGGTCGGGCAGATCCACAGCGACTACGTGCGCCGGGTCCCGGGCTTCGAAGTGGTCGGCGAGTCGGCGACCGTGGCCGAGGCGTTGGCCGCGGTCCGTACCTTGCACCCGGACCTGCTGCTGCTCGACATCTTCCTGCCCGACGGCAGCGGCCTCGACGTCCTGCGCCGGCTCAGCCAGGACCAGGGCGACAGCCGCCCCGACGCCCTCGTGATCACCGCCGACCACGACATCTCCTCCGTCCGCGCCGCGATGAAACTCGGCGCCGTCGGCTACCTGGTCAAGCCGTTCGGCTCCGCCGACCTCGCCGAACGGCTCGACGCCTACCACCAGCTCCGCGAGCGCGTGGACGCGCTCAGCCGGACCACCACGGCCGACCAGGCCGACGTGGACGCCCTGTTCAGCGCGGCCCGCCCACCCGCCGTCCCCCGGATCCCCGCGAAGGGCCACTCCGCGCCCACGCTCAGCGCGATTCACCAAGCCCTGCGCTCCGCCCGCAGTGCCCTGTCGGCCGCCGAGGCCGCCGAGGCGACCGGCGTCTCCCGCGCCACGGCTCAGCGCTACCTCTCCTACCTCGTCAAGGAAGGCATGGTCCGCCTGGAACTCCGCTATGGCACCAACGGCCGTCCCGAACACCGCTACCGCATCGCTCACTGA
- a CDS encoding sensor histidine kinase, giving the protein MTPIRFRAGRGGKRRLSTRILANQLVILALTGLIGFVLLAFAQRAELDRSYEQRALAIAQTTAAEPQIKQAMDYGGGGDVVQTVTERIRRASGASYVVVIDLHGIRHSHPLPALIGEPVAEPVVAEDGRAHVGTDQGATGRSANAKAPLYGPSGALVGEVSVGMPEHDVLGELWHELPTFGLYATIATAIGAAAAYLLARRLKRTTFGLELEEIAGLLQDREAMLHGIREGMVAFDPDGRITVVNDEARRLLGLGTALGHRLAEVLPDGRLRRALDGTLTGTDVSVLTDDHCLVVNRMPVTLHGRKLGAVVTVRDRTELIGLLRELDSVRGLTDALRAQQHEFTNRMHTLAGLLDIGEHESAYEYAIETARSGQALTEAVRRHIGNPLMVGLIVAKTTVAAERGVRIVLTDDSALGDDPPHLRRLLTIVGNLLDNAIDATAEAPSADGSRRIRLTLAESDELILVRVADSGPGIAPGSSQSIFEDGWSTRPERGTAHRGLGLALVHRLVQRHGGTITVSEGPGALFTVVLPQPDTAPTPAPQDALSTTALPMGGDL; this is encoded by the coding sequence GTGACACCCATCCGTTTCCGGGCAGGCCGCGGCGGGAAGCGGAGGCTTTCCACGCGGATCCTCGCCAACCAGCTGGTCATCCTCGCGCTCACCGGTCTGATCGGCTTCGTCCTGCTCGCGTTCGCGCAGCGGGCCGAACTCGACCGCTCCTACGAGCAGCGGGCCCTGGCGATCGCCCAGACCACGGCCGCGGAACCGCAGATCAAGCAGGCCATGGACTACGGGGGCGGCGGCGACGTGGTGCAGACGGTCACCGAACGGATCCGCCGGGCCTCCGGGGCGTCGTACGTGGTCGTGATCGACCTGCACGGCATCCGGCACTCGCATCCCCTCCCGGCCCTGATCGGCGAACCGGTGGCCGAGCCGGTCGTGGCCGAGGACGGCCGCGCGCACGTCGGCACCGACCAGGGCGCGACCGGGCGGTCCGCCAACGCCAAGGCCCCCTTGTACGGGCCATCCGGCGCACTGGTCGGCGAGGTGTCGGTGGGCATGCCGGAACACGACGTGCTCGGCGAGCTGTGGCACGAGCTGCCCACCTTCGGGCTGTACGCCACGATCGCCACCGCGATCGGCGCGGCGGCGGCCTATCTGCTGGCACGGCGGCTGAAGCGGACCACGTTCGGCCTGGAACTCGAGGAGATCGCCGGTCTGCTACAGGACCGCGAGGCGATGTTGCACGGCATCCGGGAAGGCATGGTCGCCTTCGACCCCGACGGCAGGATCACCGTCGTGAACGACGAGGCCCGGCGGCTGCTCGGCCTCGGCACCGCGCTCGGCCACAGGCTGGCGGAGGTGCTGCCCGACGGCCGGCTGCGCCGCGCGCTGGACGGCACCCTGACCGGCACCGACGTCAGCGTCCTGACGGACGACCACTGTCTCGTCGTGAACCGCATGCCGGTCACCCTGCACGGCCGCAAACTGGGCGCCGTGGTCACCGTACGCGACCGCACCGAGCTGATCGGCCTGCTGCGCGAACTGGACTCCGTGCGCGGACTGACCGACGCCCTGCGGGCCCAGCAGCACGAGTTCACCAACCGGATGCACACCCTGGCCGGTCTGCTGGACATCGGCGAGCACGAGTCCGCGTACGAGTACGCCATCGAGACGGCCCGTTCCGGGCAGGCCCTGACCGAGGCGGTGCGCCGACACATCGGAAACCCGCTGATGGTCGGGCTCATCGTGGCCAAGACCACCGTCGCCGCCGAACGCGGGGTGCGGATCGTCCTCACCGACGACTCCGCGCTCGGCGACGACCCACCGCACCTGCGGCGACTGCTGACCATCGTCGGCAACCTGCTCGACAACGCCATCGACGCGACCGCCGAGGCACCGTCCGCCGACGGCAGCCGCAGGATCCGGCTGACGCTGGCCGAGAGCGACGAGCTGATCCTCGTGCGTGTGGCGGACAGCGGTCCGGGCATCGCCCCCGGCTCCTCCCAGTCGATCTTCGAGGACGGTTGGTCCACCCGCCCCGAACGGGGCACCGCTCACCGCGGCCTGGGGCTGGCCCTGGTGCACCGGCTGGTGCAGCGGCACGGCGGCACCATCACGGTCAGCGAAGGCCCGGGCGCGTTGTTCACGGTCGTACTGCCACAGCCGGACACGGCGCCGACACCGGCACCGCAGGACGCGTTGTCCACGACGGCGTTGCCGATGGGAGGTGACCTGTGA
- a CDS encoding ABC transporter permease — protein MSTTSTVSALPVADGGKGPAASAAQRAARRRVARVWAGRVGLAVFVIGGWQAFTTWGIVDPFFFGQPSGIWQRLIDLFQHGTQFGSFYSNIWTTIQEALVGFAVGSLTGIVFGVALGQSRYLSDVLGPYIKMVNAIPRIVLGSIFIVAFGIGVTPKILLAAVLVFFIVFFNAFQGVREVDRNVLANVRVLGASRMQITRHVIVPSALTWIIASLHSAFGFAIVGALVGEVLGAQSGLGLVIKTAQNNFDPNGVFATMLVIAVIVLGAEWLIGKLEHRLLAWRPPAPSEANAL, from the coding sequence ATGAGTACGACGTCCACCGTTTCCGCGCTCCCCGTCGCCGACGGCGGCAAGGGCCCCGCCGCGAGCGCCGCGCAGCGTGCCGCCCGGCGCCGTGTCGCCCGGGTGTGGGCCGGTCGTGTCGGCCTCGCGGTCTTCGTGATCGGCGGCTGGCAGGCGTTCACCACCTGGGGCATCGTCGACCCGTTCTTCTTCGGGCAGCCCTCGGGCATCTGGCAGCGGCTGATCGACCTCTTCCAGCACGGCACGCAGTTCGGCTCCTTCTACTCCAACATCTGGACAACCATCCAGGAGGCGCTCGTCGGCTTCGCTGTGGGCTCGCTCACCGGGATCGTCTTCGGCGTCGCGCTCGGGCAGAGCCGCTATCTGTCCGACGTGCTCGGTCCCTACATCAAGATGGTCAACGCGATCCCGCGCATCGTCCTCGGCTCGATCTTCATCGTCGCCTTCGGTATCGGTGTGACCCCAAAGATCCTGCTGGCCGCGGTGCTGGTGTTCTTCATCGTCTTCTTCAACGCCTTCCAGGGCGTGCGCGAGGTCGACCGCAATGTCCTCGCCAACGTCCGGGTGCTCGGCGCCTCCCGGATGCAGATCACCCGGCATGTCATCGTGCCCTCCGCGCTGACCTGGATCATCGCCAGCCTGCACAGTGCCTTTGGCTTCGCCATCGTCGGCGCGCTCGTCGGCGAGGTGCTCGGCGCGCAGAGCGGACTGGGCCTGGTCATCAAGACCGCGCAGAACAACTTCGACCCCAACGGCGTGTTCGCCACGATGCTCGTCATCGCGGTGATCGTCCTCGGCGCGGAGTGGCTGATCGGCAAGCTCGAACACCGGCTGCTCGCCTGGCGCCCGCCGGCTCCCTCCGAGGCGAACGCTCTCTGA